The DNA segment CACGGCCGCTAGTAGTATTGCTATAGAATATGCTCCAGCGTTACTCTCCACGGGGATCTCCTTCTCCACAGTTTTTGTAACCGTCAATGTTGATTGTTGTGTAACAGTCACCGTCTCTGCGGCTTCCGTTGAGGCATGTATGCTCTCAGGTATCTGCGCCTTCTCCGCACCTAGCGCTAGAGCTACGGAGCCGAGGTAGAGTAGTGCCTTGCTGGATGTCAGCAGCTTCTCTATGCCCTCCATCGCGTCGATCGAGGCTAACGCCGCTTTTGGGTATTGTGCAGACTGCATCGGGAGCTGGGAAGCGATGTAGCTGGCTAGCCCTGCTATGCCCTCCGCCGCTGACTCAGGCTCCAGGGTGAATGCATCGTGGAGGTATGAGGAGGCTGCGGCGATAGCCTCAACAGAATAGCCTGCGGTCTCGAGAGGGTTGTCCTTGGTGGAGAGGGCTAGGCTGACAAGGTACTCTGACCTCTCGTAGCCGCGCTTACCAGTTTCATTACCAATCTGTATCACGTATGCTGTTGTAGTTACTGCCTGCGACTCCACAACCCGAGCTAGCTTCTCTAAGGCACTCTCATCGAGAGCAACCCCTCCCTGGGAGGGTTCGGCAATGCTGGCCCAGAGTTCCGCCCATCTTGCCAGCGATAGGGCGGATGCTATCCTTATAACGCCCTCATAGTTTGCGCCTCCCAGGATGCTCACAGGGATGAGGTACCTTCCATCCTTCTCCACCAGCATATCCAGGCCTGTTGAGTACTCGTAGGCGGCCTCGCCAAGGATTCCGTAGGCTTTGAGAGCCGCATCGAGGCTCACATCTGTCACTCCACTGATTCCCTCCAGCCTCTCCATAACAGTTGAGATGCTGTTCTGCGACTCTTCTACAAGGCTGGTGACGTCGAAGTCTCCGTTGGCGGTCTCACTAACCTCCACAGCGGCTTTGGCGTAAGAGAAGGCTAGAGTCGCCTCCACCGCTGCAGCGTAGTAGAATCCCTCGTCAACGAGGTCTAAGGCCTGGTCCGACAGTTCCAGCACCCTCTGGACCAGCGTCCCGTCCATTCCGTTAACCAGGTCCCTAGCCAGCTGGACCGTATCCACGGTGTACTGGTCTAGCATGGTGAGGATCTGTTGAGACGGTTGGGGGTAGGCTTTCGGCTCTGGAGTGGGCAGTCCGAGGACCTTGGCGGCTTCTACCAGCGTGCTTACCCCCACAACCTCTACGCCCAGGCTCTTGCCATACTCTACTAGGTCTATCGACACGGGGGTGGAGACTATTCTAACTATTGGCCCTGACCTTTCGACTTTCCTTGCTATGTATGTATACTTCTCCTGGCCGTGGGGTATGAGGAAAATCTTTGCCCCAGCAGAGGCGGCCGCCTCAAGCTTCTCCTTCAAACCCCCAACAGGACCCACGCTCGTGTCGGGCAGTATCATGCCGGTCGCCGCATAACCCTCTGGGCATGACCCTGTTGTTAGGAGGGAGTATGTTGCGAGGGCCATTGCCAGACCGGCGCTCGGCCCTCCGACAACTATGCTGCTAGACTCTATTACATAGTAGTAGTCCAGCCTTGACATGTCCACACCAGCCGCGAGGCTTGCCGCGAAAGCAGCTACCCTGGCGCTGCCAAGAGTGTCCAGCTGGCTGGCCGGGCTTGTTGAGATGAAAACCCTCCCCTCTCCAGGGGATCTTACGGTGACTACGAGCCTCCCAGTGACGCCCTCACCCGAGCTAGACACGGCGACTATCATTGATTCGCAGGAAACCTGCGAGCCACCCATCTCCTGGTCTGACCCGGCGGCTAGGGCGGGTGTTACGGAAGCCACGAGGATAATGGCTAGCAATGCTGCTGGGTATAGAGCTGTCTTCAACCCCACTTAACCCCTGAGATATATCAACCGGTTGTTTGCCGAGGCAAATATAGGGAATTCAATAAATTCATCGTCGTTATTGCAAGAGATGGATTATCTATGCGGACCCGGATTCACTATTTATCATTGCAGAGTTTTGAGCAGACCTTGCGGTATATATCCCGCACTCCTCTGAGCCCCTCCTCAAACTCGATTTTCTCGTTAAACCGTTTCACCACCGGCCTATAGCCGAGCCTAGATTCCACCATTGAAGCCAGCTGCTCTTCATCGAACCCCTGGTCGGGCCCTAGAACTATGATGTGGGGCTTAACCTTTTCCACCGAGTCGAGGAAGTCTTTTTCGCTTCCAAGGAACGCGTTGTATACGTATCTAACCGCGGAAACTACCTTCAGCCTAGACGACTCGCTTAGTATAGGCTTTCTCCCCTTTAACCTCTCCACAGTCGAGTCACGTGCAATGACTACATGCAGCTTACCCAGGCTGCTGGCGTACTTCAGGAGCTCTATATGGCCGGGATGTAGCACCTCGAAGGTGCCTCCCACGAAGACGCGTATCTCTTCAGGAGCTTTGTCAGGCCACTCGGGCTCCTCCACACCCAGGTACTTCAGGGCGTCTATCAAGCCCTCCGCGTAGCTGGCGGCCGAAAGGGCTGTGGCGTAGTCCCCTTTTGAAGCGTAGTATTCCGCATCCCCCACGTACCTTTCGGCTGCGTCGAGAAGGTTTCCTATGTCCAGAGGGGCTGTACTACTCTTGTCTTCTCCAAGCCTGGATTTAAGCCTCTCTATGGCGCTCCTGGCGTTCCTGATGTATTGCAGTGCCCTCTCCTCCACGTCCCCAGGCCCCGTTACCACTCTACCGTCCCCCCGGGCTGCACTGCATCCTAATGCTCCTAGGCGGTTTAGGGTGTATTATGCTGTGTGCAGCTCCGCCTCCACAAAGCCGTTGAATATCTTAACTAGAGCGTACCTCCCCTCATACGCCGGCCCTGGGTTCACGAAGACTGTGTCTCCAACGACCTCAATACCCGGGGATTCGTGTATATGCCCGAACAGGTGGGCTCTGGGCTTATGCATATCCACCAGGGTTTTGAGGTCGTGTAGACCGGCCCTGACACCCGCGAAGGTAGTGTCGAGGATGCCATGGGGGGGATGATGGGTTAATAGTACGTCTATGGGTAACCTGCTGGACTCTATGGAGCGAAGGAGCATCTCCCTACTTGTCCTTGGATCCATGCCCCCCACCCCGGCGAACACAAGCCCACCCACCCTAACAAGCCTCCCATCGATAAGTACGCCCGAGCTGTGTAGAACCCTCCTGACCCCGGCATGGTCAAGGTTTCCAGTTACTGCTAGAAGAGTGACGCACTCCCTCTTCGACCACTCAAGAACCGCTACAGCCGCCTTCTCGCACTCGAAATCTCCTGTAGCCGCCAAGATCAGGGGCTTTATAGGGAGCGAAGCTAGTATATCCCTAAGCCTCCCAAGGCTACAGTGAATATCTGATATGTGGAGTATAATGCTTTTATCCAAACCTCTGCAACCCCTCCTATCGAACGCGCGCCCCAGCTCCACCTATATTATTACATAAAAAAACGCTGTGGGATACAATAGTTGTTTATAGGTGTGTTAGTTGGAGGAAGCCAAGTCAAAGGCGGCGGAGGCCTATCTATCACGCCCCTGGCTTAAAAAATATGATGAGGGTGTCCCGGCTGATATCGAGGTCCCAGATAAGCCCCTTTACTGGATTCTTGAAGAAACCGCATCCAAGTTCCCGAATAGGGCCGCACTCATATTCTACGGTAGGAGGGTTACCTACAGGGAGCTATTCGACTCGGCCCGCAGGTTCGCAGGCTATCTCCGCTCTCGAGGGGTGGGTAAAGGAGATGTAGTCGGCCTCTTCCTCCCCAACTCACCCCAGTTCGCCATAGCCTTCTACGGAGCCCTTATGGCGGGGGCGACTGTGAGCCCGATGAACGTTCTCTACAGCCCCCGGGAGATACACCACCAGCTCTCCGACAATAAGGCCAGGGTTCTTGTGGCTATAGATATGTTTAAGGAGAAAGTTGTCGCAGGCTTGCCAAGCAGTGTTGAGGAGGTGCTATGGACCGGCATACAAGATTATCTTCCGGGGCTTAAGGCGGTGCTGTACAAGCTGTTTAGGAGACCGCCTAGCCCGCCCAGAGGCGGCATTCATAAGAGGTTTATGGACGCTCTCAAGCACGAGCCGATCGATTCCAAGCCCGATATAAACCCGCGGGAGGATGTGGCTGCTCTAATGTACACTGGCGGAACCACTGGCACCCCGAAAGGGGCTATGCTGACCCATAGGAACTTGCTGGCCAACGTCCTCCAGATTGATGCGTGGTTCAAGAGGGGAGTGAGGGGGGAGGATGTTTTCGTGGGGGCACTACCATGGTTCCACATCTACGGTCTAACCGCTGTCCTGAACAGCGGAGTCCATAAAGCGGCAACCATAATAGTCTATGCAAGGCCGAATATCGATGAGATCATGAGGGATATCGAGAGGTATAGGGCCACGGTTTTCCACGGGGTACCCACGCTCTACAGGATGATAATAAACCACCCCCAGGTTGAGAAGTTCAACCTTCGAAGCCTGGAGGTATGTATAAGCGGTGCGGAGCCCCTGCCGAAGGCTGTTGCCGAGAGGTTTATGGAGCTTACCGGAGCAAAGCTTAGAGAGGGATACGGCCTCACTGAGACGAGCCCTGTGACCCATGTCAACCCCATATTAGGCGAGGCACGCTACGGCAGCATAGGCCTCCCGGTGCCCTCCACGGTGGCAGCGATAGCTGATCCCGAAGCCCCCGAACTATTAGAACCTGGAGAGGTGGGGGAGCTGGTCGTGTCTGGCCCTCAGGTTATGAAGGGCTACTACAACAGGCCTGAGGAGAACGAGAAAGTGTTCTTCGACTGCTGCGGGCTCACGTGGCTGCGCACAGGGGACATGGCCCGCATGGATGAGGACGGCTACTTCTACATTGTGGATAGGAAGAAGGACATAATAAAGTACAAAGGCTACAGCGTCTTCCCGAGGGAGATAGAGGAGGTTCTCTACAGGCACGAGTGCGTCAGGGAAGCCGCAGTTATAGGCGTCCCCCACCCGGAGTATAACGAGGTGCCTAAGGCTTTCGTATCTCTGAGGGAAGAGTGTAAGGGGAAGGTTAAGCCGGAGGACATCATAGAGTTCGCCAGGCAGAACCTAGCCCCATACAAGGTGCCTAAGGAGGTTGAAATAAGGGACGATCTCCCGAAGAGCGGTGTCGGCAAGATACTGAGGAGGGTGCTTAGAGAGGAGGAGCTTAGAAAGAGGGGTATGGGGGGTTAACATTAGCAGCTGTGCCCGTGGCCGTGGTGCTCGTGATGGTGCCCATGATGCTCATGGCCCGGCATGCCCTGGGGACCGTGGGTTAAGTAGTATTCAGGGTTCTTTTCGAAGGCTGTCTTGCACTGGGGGCTACAGAAGTAGTATATCTTCCCCTTATAAACGGTTTTATACGTGGCTGTGGATGTTTCCACCTCCATCCCGCATACTGGATCTACAGCTTTAGCCATAACTCCCGCACCATACCTAGCCTGTCACAGCGAGGCATTTTAAATGGAGATATATTGGGTATGGGGAATGGGAAGTCTGTAGTAGTCTGAGACCCGAGGGTCTAGACGGGCAGGGGGGCTATACGCTGTGGGCTGCAATCTCTTCCAGCTTGAGTAGAGCCTCCTCCGTTGTGTTCGCTGATGTCCTCCTAAAGCCCGCACCCTTGGCTATGAACTCTAGCGCCTTGGGGTCTTTCAGGCCGTGACCGGTTAGTATTAGCACTACTCTACGTCCATCGCGTATAACGCCTTCGCTTCGCAGCCTTATAAGGCCTGCGAGGCTTGTCGCGCTCGCGGGCTCCACCAGCATCCCCTCATGCTCGGCTAGAATTCTCAATGACTTTAGAATCTCGCCGTCACTAACCGAAGCCATCAACCCTCCAGACTCTTCGACGGCTCTAAGCGCCTTCGCCGCGTTAACAGGATTACCAATCCTAATGGCTGAGGCTATTGTGCTGGGGTTCCTAACTCTCTCTACGGCTCCAGACCTGCTAGCCCAGGCCTTATACAGGGGTGACGCCCCCTCGGCCTGTACACCCACCATCCTGGGCTTAATGCTGGGTAGGCCTAGGAGGCTTGCCTCCTTAAATCCCTTCCAAATGGCCGATATATTCCCCGCGTTGCCCACAGGCACTACTACATAGTCTACACTATCCAGGTCCTCGAGAATCTCAAACGCAATGGTTTTCTGCCCCTCCAGCCTGTAGGGGTTTATACTGTTAAGGGAATATGCCAGGCCCTTCACGGCAGCGGTCCTAGCGGCCTCCAGGGAGTCGTCGAAGGTGCCTTCAACCTCCAGTATCCAAGCCCCCAGGGCCTGTATCTGTGAGAGCTTGCCAGACGCTATACCCCCCTTTGGGATTAGTATGACTGGCTCGACCCCAGCCCTCCTAGCGTACGCCGCCATACTGGCCGCGGTGTTGCCAGTGCTGGCCGCCGCTACAATGCGGTAGCCGAAAGAAGCGGCGACGCTGACGCCAACCGTCATACCCCTGTCTTTAAAGCTGCCTGTTGGGTTGAGGAACTCGAGCTTCCCGTATACCTCAACGCCCAACATCCTCGACAGGTTTTCCAGCTTGACGAGAGGGGTTGACCCCTCGCCCATAGTGACAATCCTGCGGGCCCTCGGCAGAAGGTCTCTATACCTCCAAACACCCCTACCCCTCGGAGTCCCGCCGCTGGAGTATACGGGCTCCAGCAGGCCCCCGCACCTAGGGCAGGTGAATAGGGAGGGTGAGGAGGGATAGTTGGATCCGCAGGCGACACAGCGTAACGCGCTGGGACCGTCTACAACCTCGTCAATAATCTCAACCCCGCGGACGCCAAGCAGGGATAGTGGTGGGAATGCATATTTAAGGAGAAGCGGGTGTAAAAGGCTGGCATCCCCACCCTACACAACCCCTTAACTATGTAATACCCTGTGCTATAATGGGACGCCGACTTATATCGGCGGGCACATACTAATTCGGTGTGGAGGCTCCCCACTCGATGCGGCGGACCTCGGGTTTGAGGCGGTGATTTTGGGGTATGAGTAGCAGTAACGTGGATCCGATATCAGAGGCCTTCAGGGAGGTGTTGGAGGAGATCTATTGGCAGGAGAGTCTTGAAGATGCTGAGAGGAGGCTCGAAGAGCTGATATCCTCTATGGACGAGGACCTCAGGGAGCTTCTTCTCGAGAAGAGAAGGGAGTATTGCAGCAACCCGGAGGCTGTTGTTTCCATACTCAGCCTCGAGGCCCTCCTCTCGTCTGAGGACCTGAGGGGGCTGGGGCAGGAGTATAAGCAGGCGATGATAGCGAAGGCCATGATAAATGCTGCGTTCCTGATCCAGTGCACACCTACCTGGGGAGAGCTAGCCCCCGATGAGAAGGCATGGGTGCTGGCGCCGCTCTACAAGGCTAGCTACGGGATAGAGCTAGCCCTAAGAGGGGAGGGCGTGGATAAGC comes from the Aeropyrum camini SY1 = JCM 12091 genome and includes:
- a CDS encoding S16 family serine protease, which produces MKTALYPAALLAIILVASVTPALAAGSDQEMGGSQVSCESMIVAVSSSGEGVTGRLVVTVRSPGEGRVFISTSPASQLDTLGSARVAAFAASLAAGVDMSRLDYYYVIESSSIVVGGPSAGLAMALATYSLLTTGSCPEGYAATGMILPDTSVGPVGGLKEKLEAAASAGAKIFLIPHGQEKYTYIARKVERSGPIVRIVSTPVSIDLVEYGKSLGVEVVGVSTLVEAAKVLGLPTPEPKAYPQPSQQILTMLDQYTVDTVQLARDLVNGMDGTLVQRVLELSDQALDLVDEGFYYAAAVEATLAFSYAKAAVEVSETANGDFDVTSLVEESQNSISTVMERLEGISGVTDVSLDAALKAYGILGEAAYEYSTGLDMLVEKDGRYLIPVSILGGANYEGVIRIASALSLARWAELWASIAEPSQGGVALDESALEKLARVVESQAVTTTAYVIQIGNETGKRGYERSEYLVSLALSTKDNPLETAGYSVEAIAAASSYLHDAFTLEPESAAEGIAGLASYIASQLPMQSAQYPKAALASIDAMEGIEKLLTSSKALLYLGSVALALGAEKAQIPESIHASTEAAETVTVTQQSTLTVTKTVEKEIPVESNAGAYSIAILLAAVLSLLLGAAISRLFR
- a CDS encoding DUF357 domain-containing protein → MVTGPGDVEERALQYIRNARSAIERLKSRLGEDKSSTAPLDIGNLLDAAERYVGDAEYYASKGDYATALSAASYAEGLIDALKYLGVEEPEWPDKAPEEIRVFVGGTFEVLHPGHIELLKYASSLGKLHVVIARDSTVERLKGRKPILSESSRLKVVSAVRYVYNAFLGSEKDFLDSVEKVKPHIIVLGPDQGFDEEQLASMVESRLGYRPVVKRFNEKIEFEEGLRGVRDIYRKVCSKLCNDK
- a CDS encoding metallophosphoesterase family protein; translated protein: MDKSIILHISDIHCSLGRLRDILASLPIKPLILAATGDFECEKAAVAVLEWSKRECVTLLAVTGNLDHAGVRRVLHSSGVLIDGRLVRVGGLVFAGVGGMDPRTSREMLLRSIESSRLPIDVLLTHHPPHGILDTTFAGVRAGLHDLKTLVDMHKPRAHLFGHIHESPGIEVVGDTVFVNPGPAYEGRYALVKIFNGFVEAELHTA
- a CDS encoding long-chain-fatty-acid--CoA ligase, whose translation is MEEAKSKAAEAYLSRPWLKKYDEGVPADIEVPDKPLYWILEETASKFPNRAALIFYGRRVTYRELFDSARRFAGYLRSRGVGKGDVVGLFLPNSPQFAIAFYGALMAGATVSPMNVLYSPREIHHQLSDNKARVLVAIDMFKEKVVAGLPSSVEEVLWTGIQDYLPGLKAVLYKLFRRPPSPPRGGIHKRFMDALKHEPIDSKPDINPREDVAALMYTGGTTGTPKGAMLTHRNLLANVLQIDAWFKRGVRGEDVFVGALPWFHIYGLTAVLNSGVHKAATIIVYARPNIDEIMRDIERYRATVFHGVPTLYRMIINHPQVEKFNLRSLEVCISGAEPLPKAVAERFMELTGAKLREGYGLTETSPVTHVNPILGEARYGSIGLPVPSTVAAIADPEAPELLEPGEVGELVVSGPQVMKGYYNRPEENEKVFFDCCGLTWLRTGDMARMDEDGYFYIVDRKKDIIKYKGYSVFPREIEEVLYRHECVREAAVIGVPHPEYNEVPKAFVSLREECKGKVKPEDIIEFARQNLAPYKVPKEVEIRDDLPKSGVGKILRRVLREEELRKRGMGG
- a CDS encoding YHS domain-containing protein, which encodes MAKAVDPVCGMEVETSTATYKTVYKGKIYYFCSPQCKTAFEKNPEYYLTHGPQGMPGHEHHGHHHEHHGHGHSC
- the thrC gene encoding threonine synthase; the protein is MLGVRGVEIIDEVVDGPSALRCVACGSNYPSSPSLFTCPRCGGLLEPVYSSGGTPRGRGVWRYRDLLPRARRIVTMGEGSTPLVKLENLSRMLGVEVYGKLEFLNPTGSFKDRGMTVGVSVAASFGYRIVAAASTGNTAASMAAYARRAGVEPVILIPKGGIASGKLSQIQALGAWILEVEGTFDDSLEAARTAAVKGLAYSLNSINPYRLEGQKTIAFEILEDLDSVDYVVVPVGNAGNISAIWKGFKEASLLGLPSIKPRMVGVQAEGASPLYKAWASRSGAVERVRNPSTIASAIRIGNPVNAAKALRAVEESGGLMASVSDGEILKSLRILAEHEGMLVEPASATSLAGLIRLRSEGVIRDGRRVVLILTGHGLKDPKALEFIAKGAGFRRTSANTTEEALLKLEEIAAHSV